Proteins encoded by one window of Dreissena polymorpha isolate Duluth1 chromosome 11, UMN_Dpol_1.0, whole genome shotgun sequence:
- the LOC127851169 gene encoding uncharacterized protein LOC127851169: MGGVPGFSGCIEHTSAITQLISEAKKGRKDLTVVWLDLVNAYGSIPHQLIYIALRHYHVDGHIQKIINSYLDGIKLRFTVGDQLTRWQKLEKGIVTGCTVSVVLFIMGMNLLINAAQRETRGPKTESGIYLPSSRGFMDDLTLTTTTHVQARWMLTALTDVASWGRMKFKAAKSRSLAIKKGQTTERFKLYVQNEEIPSKVTSPIKCLGKWFDASLQDRDNVKNLKQQVEEGLRKIDRCGLPGKFKAWLYQHALPQRLIWPLMLYEVPSTTVEALKRITSRHLRKWLGVPPSFTSIGLYGKSNKLQLPLSSLVEEFKTAKARLVLTLRDSPDEFIREAGIQTRTSRKWSATESVSQAENALRHKDIVGVTAVGREGIGARKVVLWSRSDQKERQAMIQSEVRRAEENARQARAVEMGAHGAWTTWNTADRKLTWGDIWKYEPFRFSFLLKSVYDLLPSPANLCRWGLTAEPKCSLCDRVGTLEHVLSSCSTALTQGRYRWRHDLVLRELADWLENERKKEHDDPSTRYCTVVRDRKELVTLELTVPWEARCEEAYERKKAKYTELTDLCKQQGWRTWLFPVEVGVRGFCSQSVHRLMTALGTTGRERRVAIQRLSQAAERSSSWLWLRREEKSWRQSTSTQ, encoded by the exons ATGGGAGGAGTTCCCGGTTTCTCCGGCTGCATAGAGCACACCAGTGCTATCACACAGCTAATAAGTGAGGCAAAGAAAGGGAGGAAGGATCTCACTGTAGTTTGGCTCGACTTGGTCAACGCATACGGGTCCATTCCACACCAGCTCATCTATATAGCCCTACGACACTACCATGTGGACGGCCACATTCAGAAAATCATCAACAGTTACCTGGATGGAATCAAGCTCCGGTTTACTGTTGGTGACCAGCTAACCAGATGGCAGAAGTTGGAGAAGGGAATCGTTACCGGCTGCACGGTTTCCGTGGTGCTCTTCATCATGGGGATGAACCTGCTGATAAATGCTGCCCAACGTGAGACACGTGGACCAAAGACAGAGTCAGGAATCTATCTCCCATCTAGCAGAGGCTTCATGGATGACCTCACATTGACGACAACGACACACGTCCAAGCTAGATGGATGTTGACAGCCCTGACGGATGTCGCTTCATGGGGAAGAATGAAGTTCAAAGCAGCAAAATCCAGATCTCTTGCCATAAAGAAAGGACAGACAACAGAGAGGTTCAAACTCTACGTACAGAACGAAGAGATTCCTTCCAAAGTGACGAGTCCAATAAAATGCCTGGGCAAGTGGTTTGATGCAAGCCTACAAGATCGCGACAATGTCAAGAACTTAAAGCAACAGGTAGAGGAGGGTCTCAGGAAGATAGACCGCTGCGGACTACCCGGCAAGTTCAAAGCCTGGCTTTACCAGCATGCACTGCCCCAAAGACTAATCTGGCCGTTGATGCTTTACGAGGTACCCAGCACAACAGTGGAAGCCCTGAAGAGAATCACTAGTCGACACCTCAGGAAATGGCTAGGAGTTCCACCCAGCTTTACCAGTATTGGACTTTATGGGAAGAGCAACAAGTTACAGCTCCCGCTATCTTCACTGGTAGAAGAGTTCAAGACAGCAAAAGCAAGACTTGTGTTGACCTTGAGGGACTCTCCGGACGAGTTCATCCGTGAGGCAGGGATCCAAACCCGAACGAGCAGGAAATGGTCAGCGACAGAGTCTGTGAGCCAGGCAGAGAACGCGCTCAGGCACAAAGACATTGTCGGAGTGACTGCAGTTGGACGTGAAGGAATTGGTGCGAGAAAGGTGGTACTGTGGAGCCGATCAGACCAGAAAGAGAGGCAAGCGATGATTCAGTCTGAGGTCAGGAGGGCGGAAGAAAATGCCAGACAAGCAAGGGCTGTGGAGATGGGAGCGCATGGAGCATGGACCACGTGGAACACCGCAGACAGGAAGTTGACCTGGGGAGACATCTGGAAGTATGAGCCTTTTCGGTTTTCCTTTCTCCTCAAGTCTGTCTATGACCTACTACCATCCCCAGCGAACTTGTGCCGATGGGGACTCACAGCAGAGCCAAAATGCAGCCTGTGTGACAGAGTAGGCACCCTAGAGCATGTTCTGTCATCTTGTAGTACAGCACTGACACAGGGAAGATATAGATGGAGGCACGACTTGGTCCTCAGAGAGTTGGCTGACTGGCTAGAGAATGAAAGGAAGAAGGAACATG ACGACCCTTCGACCAGATATTGTACTGTGGTCAGAGACAGGAAAGAACTCGTCACCTTAGAGCTGACAGTTCCATGGGAGGCAAGATGTGAAGAGGCCTACGAGCGGAAGAAGGCCAAGTACACAGAACTGACGGATCTGTGCAAGCAACAAGGCTGGCGAACTTGGCTATTTCCCGTGGAAGTTGGCGTTAGAGGATTCTGTTCCCAGTCCGTGCACAGGCTGATGACAGCATTAGGAACAACTGGCAGGGAGAGACGAGTGGCTATCCAGAGACTGAGCCAAGCAGCCGAACGGTCATCAAGCTGGCTGTGGCTGaggcgagaggagaagagctggaggcAATCAACCAGCACACAGTGA